The following proteins are encoded in a genomic region of Rhizobium sp. ZPR4:
- a CDS encoding substrate-binding domain-containing protein: MKKLLIALAAATALLASPALAQDKKLKIGAAPYGLNAEFMQIWSAALKEHPAVKNGDVDLTIFDGRYDALVQQEQVNTMITQKFDAIIFVPIDIEAAATAVQAAHDAGIPVVGSNTRVNSDLLTSYVGSDDTISGYMEAKTVLDKIGCKGNVVILEGPIGQSAQISRLEGNKKALAECPNVKVLEDQTANWSRAEAQTLMENWLTSHPGQINGVIGQNDEMALGAIEAIKAAKLNVKDFAIAGIDGITDALHAVKDGTMTSILQDASAQAQGALDLAIFAAKKGNYKPESKIWEQYPAMPFNDGKEKNYNVPWTPVTAENVDKLLETRK; the protein is encoded by the coding sequence ATGAAAAAATTATTGATTGCACTTGCTGCTGCAACCGCACTTCTGGCGTCACCCGCCCTCGCCCAGGATAAGAAACTAAAGATCGGCGCGGCGCCCTATGGCCTCAATGCCGAGTTCATGCAGATCTGGTCGGCAGCGCTGAAGGAACATCCCGCCGTCAAGAACGGGGATGTCGACCTGACCATCTTCGACGGCCGCTACGATGCGCTCGTGCAGCAGGAACAGGTCAACACGATGATCACGCAGAAGTTCGACGCGATCATCTTCGTGCCGATCGATATCGAAGCTGCAGCGACAGCCGTACAGGCCGCTCACGACGCCGGCATCCCCGTCGTCGGCTCGAACACGCGCGTCAACTCCGATCTCCTGACCTCCTATGTCGGCTCCGATGACACCATCTCCGGCTACATGGAAGCCAAGACAGTTCTCGACAAGATCGGCTGCAAGGGCAACGTGGTCATCCTCGAAGGCCCGATCGGCCAGTCGGCGCAGATCTCGCGCCTCGAAGGCAACAAGAAGGCGCTTGCCGAGTGCCCGAATGTCAAGGTGCTGGAAGACCAGACCGCAAACTGGTCGCGTGCTGAAGCCCAGACGCTGATGGAAAACTGGCTGACCTCGCACCCCGGCCAGATCAATGGTGTTATCGGCCAGAACGACGAGATGGCCCTCGGCGCGATCGAGGCGATCAAGGCTGCCAAGCTCAACGTCAAGGACTTCGCGATCGCTGGCATCGACGGCATCACCGATGCGCTCCACGCCGTCAAGGACGGCACGATGACCTCCATCCTGCAGGACGCCAGCGCGCAAGCCCAGGGCGCCCTCGACCTCGCGATCTTTGCCGCCAAGAAGGGTAACTACAAGCCGGAATCCAAGATCTGGGAACAGTATCCGGCCATGCCGTTTAACGACGGCAAGGAGAAGAACTATAATGTTCCGTGGACCCCGGTAACGGCAGAAAACGTCGACAAGCTGCTTGAAACCCGCAAGTAA
- the dhaL gene encoding dihydroxyacetone kinase subunit DhaL: MSEKAARCLGTMFQRISIAINAEKDRLSELDGAIGDADHGITMALGFMAVNAELAKLDLAQALPSEIFSVAASAFLDAVGASTGPLYATAFRRASQALTTDQSLSPACQAMIVDEMRAGIQQRGKGQRGDKTMLDAWVPAAEAAINARAHSNDVTAMWNAILEAAETGANSTSSMIAARGRAARLGERSLGHIDPGAASAVIILRAMRDTFVGGNVDG; this comes from the coding sequence ATGTCGGAAAAAGCCGCGCGATGCCTGGGCACGATGTTCCAGCGCATATCGATCGCCATCAATGCCGAAAAGGACCGGCTCTCCGAGCTGGATGGTGCAATCGGCGACGCCGATCACGGCATCACCATGGCGCTCGGCTTCATGGCGGTGAATGCCGAGCTGGCAAAGCTCGATCTTGCCCAGGCATTGCCCTCGGAAATCTTCTCCGTCGCAGCGTCAGCCTTCCTCGATGCGGTCGGCGCCTCGACCGGTCCGCTTTATGCCACGGCCTTTCGCCGCGCTTCGCAGGCGCTGACAACGGATCAATCTCTCTCTCCGGCCTGCCAGGCGATGATCGTCGACGAAATGAGGGCTGGCATCCAGCAACGCGGCAAGGGTCAGCGCGGCGACAAGACCATGCTCGACGCATGGGTTCCCGCCGCCGAGGCAGCAATCAACGCAAGGGCGCATTCAAACGATGTCACCGCCATGTGGAACGCCATCCTCGAAGCGGCCGAAACCGGAGCAAACTCCACGAGCTCCATGATTGCCGCCCGCGGCCGCGCGGCGCGGCTGGGAGAACGGTCGCTTGGGCATATCGATCCGGGAGCGGCTTCGGCGGTGATTATTCTGCGAGCGATGCGGGATACGTTTGTGGGGGGTAATGTGGATGGTTGA
- a CDS encoding GAD-like domain-containing protein — translation MSADEFLAARGKPRQAMQVSEAEAERARGRVPADLIAFWMEHGVGYYADRNYHLCMPFIFDEYLANILDNAPNLRSEDFAAIGYSSLGAIDLWHRKGRHFTLSLDVALLMDLTSRKETDPPPHDLHELYSLAGIDMPENAIELFLEARKAPEDIWNIMMSATSLDAYKFVEDENGRQLLPQLRKVHGPLSEREVYLRENPELANVTTSYRRMKLAELLGRRPGSVHYSFAVEIDGHQDIVDEIIPVV, via the coding sequence ATGTCAGCCGACGAATTTCTTGCAGCGCGAGGTAAGCCGCGACAGGCAATGCAGGTTTCAGAGGCGGAAGCCGAGAGAGCCCGTGGTAGGGTTCCTGCGGATTTGATAGCCTTCTGGATGGAACACGGTGTCGGATATTACGCAGATCGTAACTATCATCTATGCATGCCATTCATCTTCGATGAGTATCTCGCAAACATACTGGACAATGCGCCGAACCTGCGAAGCGAGGATTTTGCTGCCATTGGATATTCAAGCTTGGGAGCAATCGATCTGTGGCACAGAAAGGGACGTCATTTCACCCTTTCGTTAGACGTTGCTCTTTTGATGGATTTGACAAGCCGCAAGGAAACTGATCCTCCGCCGCATGATTTACATGAGCTATACAGTCTTGCAGGGATTGATATGCCAGAGAATGCGATAGAATTATTCCTGGAGGCTCGGAAGGCGCCAGAGGATATATGGAATATTATGATGAGCGCAACTTCACTCGACGCTTATAAATTTGTCGAGGACGAAAATGGTCGCCAGCTCTTACCGCAGCTGCGCAAGGTTCATGGTCCCTTGTCGGAAAGGGAAGTGTATCTTCGCGAAAATCCCGAGCTAGCGAATGTGACGACGTCCTATCGGCGAATGAAGCTGGCGGAACTGCTTGGCCGACGTCCTGGCTCGGTGCATTATTCATTTGCAGTTGAGATTGATGGACACCAGGATATCGTCGACGAGATCATCCCGGTTGTCTAA
- a CDS encoding dihydroxyacetone kinase subunit DhaK has protein sequence MQRFINNPDEVVEDTVKGFIKAHSDIVRVAENPRVVVAKAAPHAGKVGVITGGGSGHEPAFIGYTGKNLLDAVAVGELFSSPTAKSFHDAIREANGGRGVICLYGNYAGDNMNVKMATKLAAKDGIEVATVVANDDVCSAPPEEREKRRGVAGEIFMWKVGGAKASKGASLEEVRVAAQKAIDSCRSVGIGLGPCTLPAVGHPNFQIEPGTMEVGIGHHGEPGVRVEPLKTAAEIAEDMCQIVLDDHNLAAGTEVAVLVSGLGATPVNELYILNDTIEAKISERGLKIYKTYIGNYFTSLEMVGATLTVMALDDELKELLNVEVKCTTLL, from the coding sequence ATGCAGCGGTTCATCAACAATCCCGATGAAGTCGTTGAAGATACTGTAAAAGGCTTCATCAAGGCACACTCGGATATCGTTCGTGTCGCCGAAAATCCGCGCGTCGTCGTTGCCAAGGCTGCCCCACATGCCGGTAAGGTCGGCGTGATCACCGGCGGCGGTTCGGGCCATGAGCCGGCTTTCATCGGCTATACCGGCAAAAACTTGCTGGATGCGGTCGCAGTCGGCGAGCTTTTTTCGTCTCCGACGGCCAAGAGCTTCCACGATGCCATTCGTGAAGCCAATGGCGGCCGCGGCGTTATCTGCCTTTATGGCAACTATGCCGGCGACAACATGAACGTGAAGATGGCGACGAAACTCGCAGCAAAAGACGGCATCGAAGTCGCAACCGTGGTCGCCAACGACGATGTCTGCTCGGCACCGCCTGAGGAGCGCGAGAAGCGCCGCGGTGTCGCCGGCGAAATCTTCATGTGGAAGGTTGGCGGCGCCAAAGCCTCCAAGGGAGCAAGCCTTGAGGAAGTCCGTGTGGCCGCGCAGAAGGCCATCGACAGTTGCCGTTCCGTCGGCATCGGTCTCGGTCCCTGTACCCTGCCCGCCGTCGGTCATCCGAATTTCCAGATCGAGCCTGGCACGATGGAAGTCGGTATCGGCCATCATGGCGAACCCGGCGTTCGCGTCGAGCCGCTGAAGACGGCTGCAGAGATTGCCGAGGACATGTGCCAGATCGTGCTCGACGATCATAATCTGGCCGCCGGAACGGAGGTGGCGGTCCTCGTATCGGGTCTCGGTGCGACACCGGTCAACGAGCTCTACATCTTGAACGATACGATCGAGGCAAAGATCTCGGAACGGGGCCTGAAGATCTACAAGACCTATATCGGCAACTACTTCACATCGCTCGAAATGGTCGGCGCGACGCTGACCGTGATGGCGCTCGACGACGAGCTGAAAGAGCTTCTCAACGTCGAGGTCAAGTGCACGACGCTGCTCTGA
- the dhaL gene encoding dihydroxyacetone kinase subunit DhaL → MQTFNNATAGDIVLTMAERIVENRAYLSEIDGKIGDGDHGVNMAKGFGMAAERLKGKNQSLSASLDTLGTVLMTEIGGSMGPLYGVMFTEIAEKLEGIEAIDSAAYSKALHAGLEGIQSIGSAKVGDKTLLDTLVPAIEAFDAANAAGKSFADALDALVAAAEAGRDSTLNLVAKIGRASRLGERSLGVLDAGATSCAIILKELSEGARARLQ, encoded by the coding sequence ATGCAGACATTCAACAACGCGACGGCTGGCGATATCGTCTTGACGATGGCCGAGCGCATCGTCGAGAATCGTGCCTATCTCAGCGAGATCGACGGCAAGATCGGCGATGGCGACCACGGCGTCAACATGGCCAAGGGCTTCGGCATGGCCGCCGAGCGCCTGAAGGGCAAGAACCAATCGCTGTCAGCGTCGCTCGACACGCTGGGCACGGTGCTGATGACCGAAATCGGCGGCTCCATGGGTCCGCTCTACGGCGTCATGTTCACCGAGATTGCCGAAAAGCTCGAAGGCATAGAGGCCATCGATAGCGCAGCCTACAGCAAGGCATTGCATGCCGGGCTTGAAGGCATTCAGTCGATCGGATCGGCCAAGGTCGGCGACAAGACGCTGCTCGATACGCTGGTTCCGGCGATCGAAGCGTTCGACGCCGCCAATGCAGCCGGCAAATCTTTCGCCGATGCACTCGACGCATTGGTCGCAGCAGCCGAGGCCGGTCGTGACTCGACGCTCAATCTCGTTGCCAAGATTGGCCGCGCCAGCCGGCTGGGCGAGCGCTCGCTTGGCGTGCTGGACGCGGGCGCGACCTCTTGCGCAATCATCCTGAAGGAGCTTTCCGAGGGCGCACGCGCGCGCCTTCAGTAA
- a CDS encoding FadR/GntR family transcriptional regulator: MTTNVRARQRLAQRVIDELRMQIETGKLQAGDQLPTEPQLEAAFDVSRTVVREAIADLRAAGLVQPVQGKGVFVSQTSARSGLLLTPIEVKSIPETLELLEFRMAAEGEAAAIAAYRRTAEQEAAIAAANRKMALLIEQGLSTVEADYEFHMAIAAATNNRFYVDVLRHFGARTIPRGQFPTLPEANDRAYLEKVHAEHAEILAAIADQDPERARQAMRAHMLASQRRYRLLAELQAQ, encoded by the coding sequence ATGACGACAAATGTCCGGGCGAGGCAAAGGCTGGCACAAAGGGTCATCGATGAACTGCGCATGCAGATCGAGACTGGCAAGCTTCAGGCCGGCGACCAGCTTCCGACGGAACCGCAGCTCGAAGCGGCCTTCGATGTCAGCCGGACTGTGGTGCGCGAGGCGATTGCGGACCTTCGTGCTGCCGGCCTTGTCCAGCCCGTTCAAGGCAAGGGGGTATTTGTTTCCCAAACGTCGGCACGATCCGGTCTGCTATTGACGCCCATCGAGGTCAAAAGCATCCCCGAGACGCTGGAATTGCTCGAATTCCGCATGGCTGCGGAAGGCGAAGCGGCGGCAATCGCCGCCTATCGCCGAACGGCCGAACAGGAGGCGGCAATTGCAGCTGCCAACCGCAAGATGGCGCTGCTGATCGAGCAGGGACTATCGACCGTCGAAGCGGATTATGAATTCCACATGGCGATCGCGGCGGCCACGAACAACCGCTTCTATGTCGATGTACTCCGGCATTTCGGCGCCCGAACCATCCCGCGCGGACAGTTTCCGACATTGCCTGAAGCGAATGATCGCGCCTATCTGGAGAAGGTGCATGCCGAGCATGCGGAAATTCTGGCTGCGATCGCGGACCAGGACCCGGAGCGAGCGCGCCAGGCGATGCGGGCACATATGCTGGCGAGCCAGCGCCGTTATCGCCTCCTGGCCGAGCTGCAGGCGCAATAA
- a CDS encoding ABC transporter permease, which yields MSATDNNQSNSWFGSDRRRLIIQEYGIFLAFLLLAIVLSFSNEYFLTAGNISNVLLQTSINGVLAIGMTFVILTRGIDLSVGSVVALTGIVSASFATTSATAGILGAPYPPYVALAVGLLVGVACGAVVGLIVSRFAVPAFVATLGMLSAARGLTLIYGGGKPVPALTPDFRWIGTGSVLSIPMPVILLAIVFIVAWWVLNRTRFGRYIYAVGGNPHAAITSGINVSKLRFLVYVISGGLSGLAGMILAARTGSALPQAGIAYELDAIAAVVIGGTSLSGGVGRITGTLIGALIIGVMNNGLDLMGIQSYYQQVLKGALIVGAVMLDQKRNLGG from the coding sequence ATGTCCGCCACTGACAACAATCAATCCAACTCGTGGTTCGGCTCGGACCGGCGCAGGTTGATTATTCAGGAATACGGGATTTTTCTCGCCTTCCTGTTGCTCGCTATCGTCCTGTCATTCTCGAATGAGTATTTCCTGACGGCCGGCAACATTTCCAACGTCTTGCTGCAGACCTCGATCAACGGCGTGCTGGCGATCGGCATGACATTCGTCATCCTGACGCGCGGCATCGATCTTTCCGTCGGCTCCGTGGTCGCCCTTACCGGCATCGTCAGCGCAAGCTTCGCAACGACCTCGGCGACAGCCGGCATCCTCGGCGCACCCTATCCGCCTTATGTCGCGCTCGCCGTCGGCCTGCTCGTCGGTGTCGCCTGCGGCGCTGTGGTTGGCCTCATCGTCTCGCGCTTTGCCGTTCCCGCCTTCGTCGCAACGCTCGGCATGCTTTCCGCCGCCCGCGGCCTGACGCTGATCTATGGCGGCGGCAAGCCGGTTCCGGCGCTGACACCTGATTTCCGCTGGATCGGCACAGGCAGCGTATTGTCGATCCCGATGCCGGTCATCCTGCTTGCCATCGTCTTCATCGTCGCATGGTGGGTTTTGAACCGCACTCGCTTTGGCCGGTACATCTATGCCGTCGGCGGCAATCCGCATGCGGCCATCACCTCAGGCATCAATGTCAGCAAGCTGCGCTTCCTCGTCTATGTGATTTCGGGTGGCCTCTCCGGGCTTGCAGGCATGATCCTTGCTGCCCGCACCGGCTCCGCCCTGCCGCAGGCCGGCATTGCCTATGAACTCGACGCGATCGCAGCTGTCGTCATCGGCGGCACCAGCCTGTCCGGCGGTGTCGGCCGCATCACCGGCACGCTGATCGGCGCATTGATCATCGGGGTCATGAACAACGGCCTCGATCTCATGGGGATCCAGTCCTACTACCAGCAGGTTCTCAAGGGCGCGCTCATCGTCGGCGCCGTCATGCTCGACCAGAAGAGAAATTTGGGCGGCTGA
- a CDS encoding sugar ABC transporter ATP-binding protein, with product MEFLLEVEGLKKSFGGVAALRDGRFQLRPGSVHALCGGNGAGKSTFLKILMGIHKRDAGSIRRRGRDVDYASPAEALAAGIAIIEQELSPIPHMTVAENIYLGREPSARFGGIDFKTMNRNAQALLDRLQFNIRATQFMMNLSVAQVQLVEIAKALSHDAEVIFMDEPTSAIGEKEAQQLFATIERLKAEGKGVVYVSHRLSEIFQIADSYTAFRDGSYVGSGALADIDRPGLIRMIVGRELGEEYIKTNVPTATPGLEVSGLSAEGKVNDISFTAHKGEIFGIYGLMGSGRTEIFNCIFGVDTVSSGQIKLAGAPITVRKPAEAMQHGIAFVTEDRKLTGLNLIDSVRNNICLASLPEMSPRFSMDRRAEADASQDMIKHFGIKAARDSMPVSGLSGGNQQKVVLGKWFLRKPKVLLLDEPTRGVDVGAKREIYRIICDFAAEGGTVIMISSEIDEVLGMSDRILVMRQGRSAGILKREEADAQSLVHLST from the coding sequence GTGGAATTCCTGCTTGAAGTAGAGGGGCTGAAGAAGTCCTTTGGCGGCGTCGCTGCATTGCGCGATGGCCGCTTTCAGCTGCGGCCCGGCTCCGTCCATGCTCTCTGTGGCGGCAACGGCGCCGGCAAGTCGACTTTCCTCAAGATCCTGATGGGCATTCACAAGCGCGATGCCGGCTCCATTCGTCGTCGCGGCAGGGACGTCGATTATGCAAGCCCGGCCGAAGCGCTTGCCGCCGGCATCGCCATCATCGAGCAGGAACTCAGCCCGATCCCGCATATGACCGTCGCCGAGAACATCTATCTCGGCCGCGAGCCGTCTGCTCGCTTCGGCGGCATCGATTTCAAGACGATGAACCGCAATGCCCAGGCGCTCCTCGACCGACTGCAGTTCAATATCCGCGCCACGCAATTCATGATGAACCTCTCGGTCGCCCAGGTTCAACTGGTCGAGATCGCCAAGGCGCTCAGCCACGATGCCGAAGTGATCTTCATGGACGAGCCCACCTCAGCGATCGGTGAAAAAGAAGCGCAGCAGCTCTTTGCGACTATCGAGAGGTTGAAAGCGGAAGGCAAAGGCGTCGTCTACGTCTCGCATCGCCTGTCGGAAATCTTCCAGATCGCCGATTCCTACACCGCCTTTCGCGACGGGTCCTATGTCGGCAGCGGCGCGCTTGCCGATATCGATCGGCCCGGCCTCATCCGCATGATCGTTGGCCGCGAGCTTGGCGAGGAATACATCAAGACCAATGTGCCAACGGCAACGCCTGGGCTTGAAGTCAGCGGCCTCAGCGCAGAAGGCAAAGTCAACGACATCTCGTTTACCGCACACAAGGGCGAGATTTTCGGCATTTACGGCCTGATGGGCTCCGGCCGCACCGAAATCTTCAACTGCATCTTCGGTGTCGATACCGTCAGCAGCGGCCAGATCAAGCTTGCAGGAGCGCCCATCACCGTGCGCAAGCCGGCCGAAGCCATGCAGCATGGCATCGCCTTCGTCACGGAAGATCGCAAACTGACCGGCCTCAACCTGATCGACAGTGTGCGCAACAACATCTGCCTGGCGAGCCTGCCCGAGATGAGCCCGCGCTTCTCGATGGATCGGCGAGCGGAAGCCGATGCCAGCCAGGACATGATCAAGCACTTTGGCATCAAGGCGGCGCGCGACAGCATGCCGGTCTCCGGTCTTTCTGGTGGCAATCAGCAGAAAGTCGTGCTCGGCAAATGGTTCCTGCGCAAGCCGAAAGTCCTGCTGCTGGATGAGCCGACGCGCGGCGTCGATGTCGGCGCCAAGCGCGAGATCTATCGCATCATCTGCGACTTCGCCGCCGAAGGCGGCACCGTCATCATGATCTCGTCCGAAATAGACGAGGTTCTCGGCATGTCCGACCGCATCCTGGTGATGCGGCAGGGACGGTCCGCCGGAATTCTCAAGAGGGAGGAGGCCGACGCGCAGTCGCTCGTGCATCTGTCGACCTGA
- a CDS encoding NAD(P)H-dependent oxidoreductase — MAREAENLLREKGAEVEFIDLQDLELPVFDNLNCYEHPSYDRLYRAIRDVDGVLLAVPIYNWSVGSVAKSLIELTGATGAGGRKSAWFDQIVTFVCSGGLPHSYMAYGSLAMSLMLDFKCVINPYVVYATERDWIDGAILSDALAARLRKTIEVKLELSSGLRSRTYTSDWEI, encoded by the coding sequence ATGGCTCGTGAGGCAGAAAACCTATTGCGGGAAAAGGGGGCCGAGGTTGAGTTTATCGATCTTCAGGATCTCGAGTTGCCTGTATTCGACAACTTGAACTGCTATGAGCATCCTTCATACGACAGGCTGTATCGTGCAATTCGCGATGTGGATGGCGTGCTGCTCGCCGTGCCCATTTACAATTGGTCGGTGGGCAGTGTTGCCAAGAGCCTGATCGAGCTTACCGGTGCGACAGGTGCCGGCGGACGAAAATCGGCCTGGTTCGACCAGATCGTCACTTTCGTCTGTTCCGGTGGGCTCCCGCATAGCTATATGGCATATGGAAGCCTCGCCATGTCGCTGATGCTCGATTTCAAATGCGTGATCAATCCCTATGTCGTCTATGCCACGGAGAGGGATTGGATCGACGGCGCCATCCTTTCCGACGCTCTTGCGGCAAGGCTGCGGAAAACGATCGAGGTCAAGCTGGAGCTATCATCGGGCTTGAGATCCAGAACATATACCTCCGACTGGGAAATCTAA
- a CDS encoding bifunctional sugar-binding transcriptional regulator/dihydroxyacetone kinase subunit DhaK produces MTGKASSVGKHSASKAGVPDASDSMPLRYGDDPYVWACWLYYEDGKTQGDIAEIMGISRATVNSYLADARSRGIVNISLEPSRLSSLSIAQELKRHFGLHDCLVVPSDDGSRPLIDRLGTAGAQAIARLLKSGDTLAVAWGRTVLAVAEQANVPNLQDVTIVQATGGTRARFAYTPELCAAAFANATDGKLINITAPAIVSTPEVREILLREPLVEDQFATLSKANKAIFGVASLRPNSTIHSSGFFESVSLQDYLAKNAVGVLAGRFIDAKGQPVAGPLDDRTIGISLDMLKSIGLRIAVAGGFDKVPAILAALRGGYINVLITDAATGRGILNADGVTEFDQKAQQRPRTDNSVALPCSYRTHIKKFLNNPDDVVDEMLEGIVKAHASHIAPIKGSNRALVARNGPRAGKVGLVIGGGTGHEPCFLGYVGKGLADAVAIGNIFSSPPPTPILECAKASSGGQGVLFVYGNYAGDVMNFEMAAEMAQEQQIDVRTVLTTDDISSSPIEDREGRRGVAGNFFIFKIAGAACDKGLSLDACEAVTRKANDRTFTMGVALEPCSLPQTRRHNFEIGPDDIEFGMGIHGERGVTRERMMTADEITDRVMDRIFSEMKPAAGDRVAVLINSFGATPLMELYILFRRVEQRLSAKDIKIEANWVGHYCTSLDMTGASISILHLDQELTDMLRHPCDTFALKIG; encoded by the coding sequence ATGACGGGCAAGGCATCTTCGGTCGGCAAACATAGTGCAAGCAAAGCGGGCGTGCCTGATGCGTCCGACAGCATGCCGCTGCGCTATGGCGACGACCCTTACGTCTGGGCCTGCTGGCTCTATTATGAAGATGGCAAGACCCAGGGCGATATCGCCGAGATCATGGGCATTTCGCGAGCGACCGTGAACAGCTATCTCGCCGATGCCCGCAGCCGGGGCATCGTCAATATCTCGCTCGAGCCGTCGCGGCTGAGCTCGCTCTCCATCGCCCAGGAACTCAAGCGGCATTTCGGCCTGCATGACTGTCTCGTCGTGCCGAGCGATGACGGCTCCCGGCCGCTGATCGACCGCCTCGGAACCGCCGGTGCACAGGCGATTGCCAGGCTCCTGAAATCCGGCGACACGCTTGCCGTCGCCTGGGGTCGGACTGTTTTGGCCGTCGCTGAGCAGGCCAACGTGCCGAACCTGCAGGACGTCACCATCGTCCAGGCGACCGGCGGCACGCGTGCGCGCTTCGCCTATACGCCGGAACTTTGCGCGGCCGCCTTCGCTAACGCAACCGATGGCAAGCTCATCAACATCACGGCGCCCGCCATCGTCTCGACCCCGGAGGTTCGCGAGATCCTGCTGCGCGAGCCGCTGGTCGAGGATCAGTTTGCCACGCTCTCCAAAGCCAACAAGGCAATTTTCGGCGTAGCGTCTCTGCGGCCGAATTCCACGATTCATAGCAGCGGCTTCTTCGAGTCTGTCTCGCTGCAGGACTATCTCGCGAAGAATGCCGTCGGCGTTCTCGCCGGGCGCTTCATCGATGCGAAAGGCCAGCCGGTTGCCGGGCCGCTTGACGATCGCACCATCGGCATATCCCTCGACATGCTGAAATCCATCGGCCTGCGGATCGCCGTTGCCGGCGGCTTCGACAAGGTGCCGGCAATCCTTGCCGCCTTGCGCGGCGGATACATCAACGTCCTGATTACCGATGCTGCCACGGGTCGAGGCATCCTCAATGCAGACGGTGTCACCGAATTCGACCAGAAAGCCCAGCAGCGCCCGCGAACGGACAACAGCGTTGCCCTGCCCTGCAGCTACCGAACGCACATCAAGAAGTTCCTCAACAACCCTGACGATGTCGTCGACGAAATGCTCGAGGGTATCGTCAAGGCACACGCGTCGCATATCGCGCCGATCAAGGGATCGAACCGCGCGCTGGTGGCACGCAATGGTCCAAGAGCTGGTAAGGTTGGCCTGGTGATCGGCGGCGGCACGGGGCATGAGCCCTGCTTCCTCGGCTATGTCGGCAAGGGCCTTGCCGATGCCGTCGCCATCGGCAACATCTTTTCCTCGCCACCGCCGACACCTATCCTCGAATGCGCCAAGGCCTCTTCCGGCGGGCAAGGCGTGCTCTTCGTCTATGGCAATTATGCCGGCGACGTCATGAACTTCGAGATGGCCGCCGAAATGGCGCAGGAGCAGCAGATCGATGTGCGCACCGTCTTGACGACGGACGATATCTCCTCCTCGCCGATCGAAGATCGCGAGGGGCGGCGCGGTGTTGCCGGCAACTTCTTCATCTTCAAGATTGCGGGTGCTGCCTGCGACAAGGGCCTGTCGCTCGATGCTTGTGAGGCAGTGACGCGCAAGGCGAATGACCGCACCTTTACCATGGGTGTCGCGCTGGAGCCCTGCTCGCTGCCGCAGACACGCCGCCACAATTTCGAGATCGGCCCCGACGATATCGAATTCGGCATGGGCATTCACGGCGAACGCGGCGTCACCCGCGAAAGGATGATGACGGCCGACGAGATCACCGACCGCGTGATGGACCGGATATTCTCCGAAATGAAGCCCGCAGCGGGCGATCGCGTCGCCGTCCTCATAAACTCCTTCGGCGCGACGCCGTTGATGGAACTCTACATCCTGTTCCGCCGCGTCGAGCAGCGCTTGAGCGCAAAAGACATCAAGATCGAGGCGAACTGGGTTGGGCATTATTGCACGTCGCTCGACATGACCGGCGCATCCATATCCATCCTGCATCTCGATCAGGAGCTGACTGATATGCTGCGCCATCCATGCGACACCTTCGCTTTGAAGATCGGATGA
- a CDS encoding SDR family oxidoreductase has translation MTETSPDIDLNFPLSGKTALITGGGSGIGAAIAAAFASKGAKVAVLDINVDMAKAKASEIGGGAEAFVCDVSDPASVNKAVSDVVAQFGGIDIAVNSAGVVFLAPAEDLPLDYWDKTININLKGTFLVTQAVGRAMIAAGKGGKIVNLASQAGTVAIEEHVAYCASKFGVIGMSKTFAAEWGKHGINVNTISPTIVLTELGKKAWAGEKGEAAKKRIPTGRFAFPEEIAAAAVFLSSSGAEMINGADLLIDGGYTIL, from the coding sequence ATGACCGAGACATCCCCAGACATTGATTTGAACTTCCCGCTCTCAGGCAAGACAGCGCTTATTACGGGCGGCGGCTCCGGCATCGGCGCTGCAATCGCGGCAGCATTCGCTTCCAAGGGTGCAAAGGTCGCCGTCCTCGATATCAATGTCGACATGGCGAAAGCCAAGGCATCCGAAATCGGCGGTGGCGCTGAGGCATTCGTCTGTGACGTGTCCGATCCGGCTTCGGTCAACAAGGCTGTCAGCGACGTCGTCGCACAATTCGGCGGCATCGATATCGCCGTAAACAGCGCCGGTGTCGTCTTCCTTGCCCCTGCCGAGGATCTGCCGCTCGACTATTGGGACAAGACGATCAACATCAATCTCAAGGGTACGTTCCTCGTCACGCAGGCCGTGGGCCGCGCCATGATCGCCGCCGGCAAGGGCGGTAAGATCGTCAATCTCGCGTCGCAGGCCGGCACGGTCGCTATCGAAGAGCATGTTGCCTACTGCGCCTCCAAGTTCGGCGTGATCGGCATGTCCAAGACCTTTGCCGCCGAATGGGGCAAGCATGGCATCAACGTCAACACCATTTCGCCGACCATCGTGCTGACCGAGCTCGGCAAGAAGGCCTGGGCCGGTGAAAAGGGCGAGGCCGCCAAGAAGCGCATCCCCACTGGCCGCTTCGCTTTTCCGGAGGAGATCGCAGCCGCGGCTGTTTTCCTCTCGTCGTCCGGCGCGGAGATGATCAACGGCGCCGATCTGCTGATCGACGGCGGCTACACCATTCTTTGA